The genomic region agcctaggtgtggaGTGGCCtctatcatctaggtttgtgtaagtcactctatgatgttcacacaacgaCAAAATCACCtagtgacacatttctcagacATAGCCCCACTGTTAAGCAAAGCATGACTGTATATGTCAATCATTATCTCtttgtactgatttttttttttttggttcctcaTTTTAGGAATCTAAAGAACTACATATACTGCTCATgtattctctccctctccctcttcctccttctctctctctctctctttctctctctctctcacacacacacacacacacacacaaatgaacaaTTCTTTTACAGGACTGGGGTAGCTTGTTGCATTTGCATACTTATTGACTATTTGATTTTCTGGAATTTCTCCCAAGCAAGACATTGGGTATGTACAAGGAGCTATACACAGGACAAGAATTATGCTGTTGGTAATAATAGCAAATGATGAAAATAACACATATGCTCAGAATAGGGACCACATGAAATCAGTTACAGAACATTATTCAGCATTACAGGTAAAAAAGGAACTCTTTATATAATAGGAGTTGGAGGGGGGCAGCAACAGGTCAATAAGCAAATAAGAGTATCTCTGGTATTTCCAAGTGCCAATGAAATGCAAACTGGGGTAGTGGGCTGGAGACTGGCTGGCAACCAGAGGTAGGATATGGGCCACCTGGTACAGGTGCAACTTGCGGTACTTGACAATCCATTTAGCCAAAATTTCACCCTTCACATTTCCTACCCAAATCTGCTTCCCCTCCACTCCCTGTTTTAGCACATCCCACCACTACCTGCTGCTGAAGCCATTTATTGTCTGGGGGTCACCTTTGACTCCTCCTTCTCCAGGCTGTGTTAACTCAGTCAGCTCCATAGCTCCAGGCATGGCTCATTTTCCCTTTTGCCTGTAAgtactgtcaggcctctgagcccaagctaagccatcatatctcCTGACCTGCACGTGTACATCCAGATGGCATGAAgtaactgaagatccacaaaagaagtgaaaatagccaattcctgccttaactgatgacatttcaCCACTGTGATTTGTTCCTGTCCCACCCTAAATGATCAATTGACTTTATGACAGCACACTCTCCCCGCCCTTGCAATAATGTACTTTGTGATATTCCCCTGCCCTTGGGAATGTACTTTGTATGATATACCCTCCCACCcttgagaaggtactttgtaatattctccccatctttaagaaggtactttgtaatattctccccatTCTTGAGAATGTGACTTGTAcgatccaccccctgcccacaaaaaattgctcctaactccaccacctatccgaaacctgtaagaactaatgataatcccaccacccttcgCCGACTCTGTTTTCGGACTTAGCCCTCCTGCACCCAGCTGATTacaaagctttattgctcacacaaagcctgtttggtggtctcttcacacggacacgtgtGACACATCCCCCAGCTGAAGTCACCTTTGCTCACAACTGCAATATTCCAATGGCCTTAAACGCAGCTCTACCACCTTGGCCAAGATTCAGTCAATCATCTCTCATCATACTGAGAATCATACTGAAAAAAATAGACATCTTATCATGCCATGCCTGTGTGTTTAAGCATCTATTTTCTTGGTTTTCAATATTTTAGGTCAAATGTTGGGAAAAGCACAgtcttgaggaaaaaaatgagaattttgacAACAGAAGGTGGCACACAGGCGTAGGGGTGGTGAGGGCCACAGCAGGGCTGTGCTGACATCCTCATCCTACAGAGAGAAGTGCCAGGGACTCCTGGGAGATGATGAACTGGGAGAGTGTGATGATAGTTTTCAATCTCATAAAAGCAACTAGTAGAATATTTATCTATCTGTTGATCAATTAGTCAAAACAGTGAGAGGCAGAGGAATGAATAATAAACTACTGTGTGAACTAGCCTCTCATCTTCTATATTTAGGACTCCACAACCTTTAGGAGACCTGGGAAGCGGAACTGGGAGGTAAGGAGTGGAGTGGGCACTTGCTTTTCATCATCTTCAGGCGTTTGACTTTTACTATGGGAAtatgacctttttaaaaataactttatttttgaacAGAGTGAGCATTACAGGAATAATTCACTTAGAAAGTGAAATTCCTGCATAACATCATGCCTCAGGCACAAAGCTGCGAATGGTTGGAAATACCCAGATCTCCTTTCGTTGACCTTAAGAAATCAGTTTGCAttcttaaaaaatgcaaattctcctCTGCTTAATGTTTTACAACTCGCTTACAGCATTTTATATATGACAGATCTCTTTCAGTGCATGCACATATTTTGATTGATGTTTTAAATCTGATATCACAAATACTAaacattgtatttaaaatttactattgggctgggtatggtagctcacacctgtaatcccagccctttgggaggctgaggctggaggatagctcgaggccaggtgtttgagaccagcctgggcaacatagtgagactccatcactatgaaaataaataaataaataaatctattattGATATGTATTTGGGctgtttctctcattttctttgtttttttactcTTAGAAACTATATCACAGTGAATAATTTTTCAGCCAACTCTGCGCACGTAGGCAAATATTTCCGTGGGATAAAAATCCTAGATGTGGAACATTGTGTTGatgaatatgtaatttttaaatgtttaacagatTGCTAAATTGCTACTAACAAGGACTACTGAATTCCCACTCTGCCAGCGTGGCATGAAGGCCACATATCAATCCAGCATTGTTGttgtgtttaacttttttccAATGTAAGAAAATAGTAACATTTCCTTTTTgggttaaatttttattgttgaagAGCTTAACCATATTTTCACATGTATAGCAgagacatttatatttattttcttgtgatttgTGTTCATGACTTTTCCCCAGATTTTCTATtggattgtttgtctttttaaaaaattttcttgctgggcatggtggctcacgcctgtaatcccagcactttgggaggccgaggagggcggataacctgaagtcaggagttcaagaccagcctgatgaaaatggagaaaccctgtccctactaaaaatacaaaattagccaggcatggtggcgcatgcctataatcccagctactcaggaggctgaggcaggagaattgcttgaacctggagacacaggttgcagtgagctgagatcacgccattgtactccagcctgggcaacaagagcaaaactctgtctcaaaaaaaaaaaaaaaaaaaaaaaaaaaaaattacaagagcCCTTcgatattatgaaaattaaaatttccagGTGTCACATTTGTCAAATTCTTACCACTTGTCTCACTCCACACCCACTAgcatggctataataaaaaagacaggtaataagtgttggcaaggatatagagaaactggaaccctcatacactgctgatgggaatgcaaaatggtgcaactACTTTTGGAAAACtatctggcagtttctcaaaaagttaaacatacagttATTATATGACCCaataattctacttttaggtatatgcccaagagaTAGAAAAACATAGGTCCACATGAAAGTCTGAACGGGAATGATCATaacagtattttattaaaaacagcCAAAAAGCCAAAACAATAGCCAATATAACCCTGCTTCTCATTAATTAATGACTGGAtacataaaatatggtatatccatacaacaggttattatttgtaataaaaataaatgaagtagtgATACAAGCTGCAGCCTGGAAGAACCTTGGAAACATGCTAAGTGAGAGGAaccagacacatacacacagtgaTTCCGTTTACGTGCAATGCCCAGAAGAGGGACATCTGTGGAGAAAGCACGTCAGTGGCCCCCTAGGGCTGAAAGGGGATGGAGAAATTGGCATATAAAGGCTAAAAAGTTTAAGGTTTCTTTTTAGGGTaacaaaaatattgcaaaattgATTGTGgtttggatataaaattctgtgaATATGCTAAAGTCATTGACTTATATGCTTAAATGGGCGAATCCTACAGTGTGTGAATTACCTctgaataaatacattataaaatctCCTCCTCATTATCAGGGAGCCCAGTCGTGATGTAGATGATGGCGGTCCCAGCCACTCCCCGGCCTGCACCTCCTGGGACCTTCCTAACTGGGTCCTTTCCTAAAATCCTGATTATCCTGAGACATGAGCAAAGTAAAATGCTTTCTATGAGGCAATAGTTCCTGGAGCAACCAGCGCCTGTGGTCCTGATAACCCCACCTTAGACAGAATGTGTTTGGTGATGTGAACATTGGCAGGGAGGAGGAGTTATGCCAAGAGGAGAGGAGggctgcctcctgtccctatGCCATAGAGGCCCATGCACAGGCCCTGGGAGCTCTAAgaggccccaccccagccctgagGAAGCCCATGAGAGTTCTGGTTCTCTTGCAGGCTTGTGGGTCCACACCCACCACAGTGCTCAACAAATACTACCTCCGTCCTTTTCCTTTTACCAGACTCCTTCCCCTGTGGAATGCTCAGTGGAGGATGCAGGCATCTCTCGGCTCTGTGCTGTGCAGCCTCCCATGGACACCTGTGCTCTGCTTCGGACACAAGATGTGTGGATCAGCGTAGCAGTTGGAGTGAGGCATCACCACAGGCTGACTGTTCTCAGACAACTGATGTGTGGCCAAGAGGGGAAATGGATTCCTTTTGGGTAGATTGTCTGCTTGAATTCTTGGCTCACTTTGAGCCAAGACAATTGAggaaattgtctttttcttttcacttttaaagagCTGTTTCCATAAAAGGGAATTTAGCCCTTTACCATATATGTTCTAAATGACTTATTCTGTGTTCCCTTTCCTTTTGACCTTTGTGGTGTTTGTGtcgggtgtgtgtgtttgtgcgcgTGTGCACACTACACAAAATGTATAGCcagatttattattcttttccgTTGGCCTCTGCATGTCGTACCAGCTTAGAAAGGGCTCCCTAGTCGAGCATGCAATTCAGTTTCAAACACTTGAACTTTTAACCCAGGGATTCTCAGGCCTGGCTTTCTGTTTGGAATTGGATCTCAGGTCTGATGTACTTTGGGCTGATCTGTATTTTATCTTGCAAAGAGAAATATTAATTTCCAAACTTGTGAGTTCTTGGGAGCTCCCCTACTGTCACTGAGGCAGGCCCTAAATGCAGAGTGAGATGAAGTTCTGCTCCTCCTCTTGGCATAGCTCCTCCTCCCTGGCCAAGCCCACTGGTTTGGGCAGACAGGTGTCAGGTCCTGAGATCACAAACAGGGGAGAGAACTGTGTCCCAAGTAAGGAGAATCAGGAATGCTTACCTGGGACATGCATCAAGATGGGGGAAGACAGGACTGGCAGGTGGGAGGGATCTGTGCTGGCTCTTCTGAGCTACATTGTTCACTCCACAGAGATAGCCTAGGCCGGCATGGCCATTGCCAGCTGACACTTTCCACCTGGCGTGTCTGATGGCAGCTCTTGTCAGCTGGTGGCCCCTTAGCTCCTGGCCAGGTGCATTCCCGAAGGCCTATTGGTCCCAAAGTCCTTTAGCCTTGTTCTTTGATGGCTCCTTCTGCTTCTAGGGTCATGGTATCGCATAATGGGGCTCTGAAAGACATGGCCATCGAGGTGTTGTCACATGTACCCAGCACAGTCCAGGGGACAGAAGTTTAGAAAGTCAGCAGGTGTGGGACAAGGTGAGGGACTTCTGCAAACTGGCAGGCCTTGGTGAGCCCATGGCCTTCCGAGGGCTGGTGGCCAGAGGCGTCCTTCACTTGAGCAGCATCAGAGGGCGTGGGCTGACCTCATAAAGGGGCCATGGGTGTGACTACCTGGCTGGGGAGTAAAGCCAGAGGGCAGAAGCACCCTGGAGTGCAGACCCCAGCAGACACTTGACCATGCACAGAGGCATGAACTGAGCGTGCTGGGGATAGAGAACAGCCAAGGGGCAGCCGGCAGTCAGTTCAAGTCCTCACGAAGGAGGGCGATACCACCTGTGGGCCGGGACCGTCGGCTCGAGGGCCAGCAGCCAGGAACGTGGTGAAGAACTTGGATCTGAAGTGGGCCCATGGTGTAGCTGTGGTGTGCTTGCCAGAGTGGCCTCCAAGCCCACCCTGGAAGGTGATCCAGAGACCACAAGGCTTCCTTGTCAGAGTGAGCTGCTGGAAGCCCACCAGTGTCAGGTCAGTGTAAAATAAGGAGCGGGAAGAGGGTGGAACAGGTCAATGTGCttaaaacacagagaaatggGGTGACGGTGAGGAGACCATCTGCCTGGTCCTAGGTCCTCCGTGTTCACATCCCCCATCTCTCTCAGTCGCATCAGCTCCCCAGTAATGGTAGGGTGGGGGTGCCACAGTGGACACTTGGGCAAGAGTCCTAGAGATGGAAGGTGCTTGTCAGTCACACACACTGGTTTATGAACAGATGCAGGCAGGGCTGCCCCAGCCAGCTGATGAACCTCCTGCATAGCTGAGgacttgatttgcatttctaggGGAGAGCTTGTAGGGTACCAGAATGATGTCACCAGAGGGTGGCCAGATTAAAACCTTATGAATCTTCTGGCTGTGTGTATGTCATTTATATTTAGTGCCTGATAGATATCAGGTGTCTCTTAGTTTTGTCAACACGTTCTGTGTTCAACTTAGATATACACTGCCTCCACATATATTTCATTAACACAACTTACGATTTCTGCCTACGTGTGTCTCTATTTGCCCACTCTCTATACACATTTTAACCGGTTTGCCTGTCTTACAAACTACATGCTCATTTATATTCTATAGTAGAATTGGATatcctcaaaagcaaatgtacATTCCAAGCTGTTATCTACATGTGTGTATCTCTTAGATTGAGATAGGTTACAAGGAAGGGCAGGCCCTGAGTTAAAGAGTGGATGCTTCCATCAAGTATGCTTAGGTgctctcttgacctcttgatgagcctcattttcctcctaTATAAAGGGGTTACTCACTAAACAGCCCCATGGGGGATGGCAGTGATTACATAAGGCACACAAAGTGCCTATGGAATGCTCTCAACCCTGGTTTTCATGGAGGCTCCATTTCATAGGCATGGTTGATTAACTGGTCATTGGTGATTAACACAATCTTttgcctctctttcctccctggggtggagggtggggctgAAAGGTCCAACCCACTAACCACACTGCAACCAGCCTCCATCCTGAGACTATCTGGGATCCCACCAGGATTCACCTCATTAGCATACACTCAGGTGTGGTTAAAAAGGGCATGTTAGAAATAACCAAGATGCTGCTGTCACATCTCAACCACTCAGGCAATTGTAAGGGTTTTAGGTGCTTCCTGCTGAAAACCTGGGGTGAAGACCAAATGTATATTTCTAATTCTACTACAATATCACCACTGTGTTAACAGAAGTTCCTTCCTTTTAATCAGCAGTGCCAAGAGAAGCTGGGGTGCCAGTGTCTGTGCATCTTCAGAGGCAGCAGGGGGCCAGCGTGCCACATCTGGCCCCAGTCCTGAAAGGATAGATGGTGCTTGGCCTGTGACCCTTGGCTGAGGCACAATGGTCAGGCTCTGCCAGGCCCTGCTGCTGGTAGTGGCCACTATGGCCCTTGCATCCAGAGGAGTCCAAGCCTGGAGCTCAACGAAGGTGGTGAGGACATTCCAAGATATCCCTCAAAACTACGTTTATGTGCAGCAGGCACTCTGGTTCGCCATGAAGGAGTATAACAAGGCCAGCAGAGACAAGTTCAGCTTTAGGGCGCTGAAAGTTCTGAAGAGCCAGGAGCAGGTGGGTGGGGTGCTTGCTCCTTGCCCTTTCACTCCCTGCCCTCAGTGTCAACAAACAgagtcaaactctaaaatatttaaaagggtTTCTTCTGAGCCAAGCCTGAGTGACCAAGGCCTGTGATACAGCCCCAGAAGGTCCTGAGTacgtgtgcccaaggtggtttaTAGCTTAATATTGTACATTTTAGGGGGATAGAAGTTATAGGCATACATCATTCAATAGACATAGGTGTAAGTTGGTTTGGTttagaaaggcaggacaactcgaagtgggggcttccaggtcatagatggattcaaagattttctgatggtcgattggttgaaagagttaagttgtTACCTTAAGACCTGGAAtcagcccagcgtggtggctcacacctgtaatcccagcactttgggaggctgaggggggtggatcatctgaggccggaagttcaagatcaaccagaacgacatggagaaaccccgtctctactaaaaaaaaaaaacaaaattagctgggtgtggaggtgcatgcctgtaatctaagctactttggtggctgaggcaggaaaattgcttgaaccagggaggcggaggttgtggtgagccaagatcatgccattgcactccagcctgggcaacaagagcaagactccatctcaaacaaacaaacaacaacaaaaaaacccaacctaGAATCAATAGAAGgcaatgtctgggttaagatcaggggttgtggagaccaaagttaataatcatgcagatgaagcctccaggtggcaggcttcagagagaatagatggtaaatgtctcttaTCAGGCCTTTAAAAGTGCCAAACTTTTAGTTAATTATCTCCTGGATTAGGAAAAGACCTGGAACAGGAAgag from Macaca thibetana thibetana isolate TM-01 chromosome 10, ASM2454274v1, whole genome shotgun sequence harbors:
- the LOC126929321 gene encoding cystatin-13-like, which produces MVRLCQALLLVVATMALASRGVQAWSSTKVVRTFQDIPQNYVYVQQALWFAMKEYNKASRDKFSFRALKVLKSQEQVTDSLEYYIEVKIARTICKKISEDENCAFQEDPKMQKVVFCTFIVASKPWKFELTMLKKQCKDM